A genomic window from Triticum urartu cultivar G1812 chromosome 7, Tu2.1, whole genome shotgun sequence includes:
- the LOC125525457 gene encoding choline/ethanolaminephosphotransferase 1-like isoform X1, translating into MGFMFLLTSSLLSYIYSPHLDTAPPRWVHLAHGILLFLYQTFDAVDGKQARRTSSSSPLGELFDHGCDALACAFEALALGSTLMCGRLTFCYWVVAAVPFYLATWEHYFTNTLILPVINGPTEGLMLIYVSHLFTFFTGAEWWAQDFRKSLPLISLVPLPFVPEIPLYVIVLILMIMFAVIPTVGSNIGNVQKVVDARKGSMELALAMLLPFIALLAGVAVWCYLSPSDIMKNQPHLLVIGTGSAFGYLVGRMILAHLCDEPKGLKTGMCMALVFLPFAIANALTAKINDGTPLVDELLVILLYCATSVGLYMHLAISVCHEIKDALGIYCFRIARKEA; encoded by the exons ATGGGGTTTATGTTTCTACTTACATCTTCGCTGCTTAGCTAT ATTTATTCACCCCACCTTGACACAGCTCCCCCTCGGTGGGTCCATCTTGCCCATGGAATACTTCTCTTCTTGTACCAG ACTTTTGATGCCGTTGATGGTAAACAAGCAAGGCGCACCAGCTCATCAAGTCCTCTAGGAGAACTTTTTGATCATG GATGTGACGCCCTTGCCTGCGCT tttgaagcctTGGCCCTTGGAAGCACCTTGATGTGTGGAAGGTTGACATTCTGTTATTGGGTGGTTGCTGCTGTCCCATTTTATCTGGCAACATGGGAACA CTACTTCACAAATACTCTTATTCTTCCTGTAATAAATGGACCAACGGAAGGCCTGATGCTGATCTATGTCTCCCACCTTTTTACCTTTTTTACTG GTGCTGAATGGTGGGCGCAAGATTTTCGAAAATCCCTCCCTCTTATTAGTTTGGTTCCACTTCCATTTGTTCCAG AAATCCCCTTATATGTTATCGTGCTGATTCTGATGATCATGTTTGCTGTAATCCCAACAGTTGGATCCAA TATTGGTAATGTCCAAAAAGTAGTTGATGCACGGAAAGGGAGCATGGAATTAGCATTAGCAATG CTCCTTCCATTTATTGCGCTGTTAGCTGGAGTTGCTGTCTG GTGTTATCTCTCTCCTTCAGATATCATGAAGAACCAGCCACATCTGCTTGTGATTGGAACTGGTTCTGCTTTTGGATATTTGGTT GGAAGGATGATACTTGCTCATTTGTGTGACGAGCCCAAAGGTCTAAAAACAGGAATGTGCATG GCTCTGGTGTTTCTTCCTTTTGCTATCGCAAATGCTCTCACCGCAAAGATTAACGACGG GACTCCTTTGGTTGATGAGCTTTTGGTTATTCTTCTGTATTGTGCAACCTCAG TGGGTCTTTACATGCATCTCGCCATTTCGGTTTGTCATGAAATCAAGGATGCTCTTGGAATCTATTGCTTCAG GATAGCCAGAAAAGAGGCTTGA
- the LOC125525457 gene encoding choline/ethanolaminephosphotransferase 1-like isoform X2, with product MGYIGAHGVETLKRYRYSGQDHSVVAKYVLQPFWSRCVTLFPLWMPPNMITLMGFMFLLTSSLLSYIYSPHLDTAPPRWVHLAHGILLFLYQTFDAVDGKQARRTSSSSPLGELFDHGCDALACAFEALALGSTLMCGRLTFCYWVVAAVPFYLATWEHYFTNTLILPVINGPTEGLMLIYVSHLFTFFTGAEWWAQDFRKSLPLISLVPLPFVPEIPLYVIVLILMIMFAVIPTVGSNIGNVQKVVDARKGSMELALAMLLPFIALLAGVAVWCYLSPSDIMKNQPHLLVIGTGSAFGYLVGRMILAHLCDEPKGLKTGMCMALVFLPFAIANALTAKINDGTPLVDELLVILLYCATSVGLYMHLAISVCHEIKDALGIYCFRIARKEA from the exons aTGGGGTACATCGGCGCGCACGGCGTGGAGACGCTGAAGCGCTACAGGTACAGCGGCCAGGACCACTCGGTGGTGGCCAAGTACGTGCTGCAGCCCTTCTGGAGCCGCTGCGTCACCCTCTTCCCGCTCTGGATGCC ACCAAACATG ATCACACTCATGGGGTTTATGTTTCTACTTACATCTTCGCTGCTTAGCTAT ATTTATTCACCCCACCTTGACACAGCTCCCCCTCGGTGGGTCCATCTTGCCCATGGAATACTTCTCTTCTTGTACCAG ACTTTTGATGCCGTTGATGGTAAACAAGCAAGGCGCACCAGCTCATCAAGTCCTCTAGGAGAACTTTTTGATCATG GATGTGACGCCCTTGCCTGCGCT tttgaagcctTGGCCCTTGGAAGCACCTTGATGTGTGGAAGGTTGACATTCTGTTATTGGGTGGTTGCTGCTGTCCCATTTTATCTGGCAACATGGGAACA CTACTTCACAAATACTCTTATTCTTCCTGTAATAAATGGACCAACGGAAGGCCTGATGCTGATCTATGTCTCCCACCTTTTTACCTTTTTTACTG GTGCTGAATGGTGGGCGCAAGATTTTCGAAAATCCCTCCCTCTTATTAGTTTGGTTCCACTTCCATTTGTTCCAG AAATCCCCTTATATGTTATCGTGCTGATTCTGATGATCATGTTTGCTGTAATCCCAACAGTTGGATCCAA TATTGGTAATGTCCAAAAAGTAGTTGATGCACGGAAAGGGAGCATGGAATTAGCATTAGCAATG CTCCTTCCATTTATTGCGCTGTTAGCTGGAGTTGCTGTCTG GTGTTATCTCTCTCCTTCAGATATCATGAAGAACCAGCCACATCTGCTTGTGATTGGAACTGGTTCTGCTTTTGGATATTTGGTT GGAAGGATGATACTTGCTCATTTGTGTGACGAGCCCAAAGGTCTAAAAACAGGAATGTGCATG GCTCTGGTGTTTCTTCCTTTTGCTATCGCAAATGCTCTCACCGCAAAGATTAACGACGG GACTCCTTTGGTTGATGAGCTTTTGGTTATTCTTCTGTATTGTGCAACCTCAG TGGGTCTTTACATGCATCTCGCCATTTCGGTTTGTCATGAAATCAAGGATGCTCTTGGAATCTATTGCTTCAG GATAGCCAGAAAAGAGGCTTGA